Genomic DNA from Candidatus Saccharimonadales bacterium:
CTTTGGCAATGGTGATCTTCATATCGTTAACTGGCTTGGCTTCAATAACCTCGACAGCTTCAAGGTAGCCTGCCTTAACCAGTTCGCGAGCAATCTGCTCTTTCAGGCGGCTGTATGGGAGGGTGACTTCGCGCTTACCGACGTTGATGGCGTTGCGGATTCGCGTGAACATATCTGCGATTGGATCTGTTGAAAGCATAGTCATCGTTCTACTCCTTACCAGCTAGCCTTAGTAACGCCTGGGATTTCACCCTTGCTGGCATGTTCTCTGAACGAGATACGGCTCAACCCAAAACGTCTCATGTAGGCTCGCGGTCGACCTGTCTCCGCATCACGGTTCTTAAGACGCGTCGGTGATGAGTTGCGTGGCAGGAGGGCAAGGCCTTCCAAGTCGCCAGCCGCCTTTAAGGCTTGGCGGCGTTCCGCATACTGCTCATGCATCTTTCGGCGCTTTAAGTCGCGAGCTATGTTAGATTTTCTTGCCATCAGTGTTTCTCCTCTTTCTCGAACGGCATCCCAAAGCCTTCGAGCAGTGCCTTAGAACTGGCGGGTGAATTACTACGAATTGTAAACGTGATCTGTAAGCCGTGTGGAGTGGTGGTGTCTTCGAAGCTAAGCTCTGGGAAGACGGATTGTTCAGGAAGGCCTAGGTTGTAGTTGCCTGAAGCGTCGAATGACTTATTTGGCACCCCGTGGAAGTCGCGGACTCGAGGTAGGACAACACTGATCAAGCGGTCCATAAACTCATACATCTGGGCATCTCGTAGTGTCACACTGACGCCTATTCGGTTCATGCCTTTCCGGATCTTAAAGGTAGCAATAGACTTCTTAGCCATCCGATCGATTGGTTGTTGGCCAGTGATCTTGCGCAGGGTATTTACGACTACTTCGTAGAAGTGCTTGTCGTCCTTGTGTTTGCCGATACCGACGTTAATAACGATCTTCGTGAGACGGGGCACTCGGTGGATGTTGTCGAGCTCAAGCTTCTTTTGAAGATCGGCAGCTAGTGACTCTTTGTAAAGAGCCTTCAAGCGTGGAACGTATGCTGTGCTTGCCTTAGCCATTACTTGATCTCCTTGTTGTCTGCTTGTCGATAGACACGAACCTTCTTGTTGTCTTTGCCTTTCGTCTCGTAGGCAATTCGGCTGCCCCTGGTCTGCTTAGAGGGATGGACGATAGCCACCTTGCTCAGTGGCACTGGCTTAATGATCTTTTCAATCGAACCCCTGCTGGTCGTAGCATTCGGTTTAACATGCTTGGTAACGATGTTAATGCCCTCGACTTCAACCATCTGAGTTCGTGGATAGACTCTCAAGACTTTGCCAGTCTTACCCTTTTCACGGCCGATCCGAACGATGACCGTATCGTTCTTCTTGATTCTGAGAGTGATAGGCTTGTTCATCTTAGAGTACCTCCGGTGCGAGCGAGACAATCTTCATGTAACCCTTCTCGCGTAGCTCACGTGGGACTGGCCCGAAGATGCGGGTTGCTTTCGGCAGTTTATTCTCATCGATCAAGACAGCGGCATTATCATCGAATCGAATGGTTGAGCCATCTTTTCGCTTAATCTGCCGTGTCGTTCTGACTACGACAGCTCGGACTACTTTCTTCTTCATGCCGCTGGCTGGTAGGGCATCCTTAACAGAAGCGACAATGATGTCGCCAACACCAGCATAGCGACGTCGGGTACCACCGAGCACACGAATGCAAAGCAGGCTCTTGGCGCCGCTGTTGTCAGCTACTTTTAATCTGGATTCCTGTTGGATCATTCCTCACCCTCCTCGGATGATTTTTCGAGTACGTTACCGGTTTCGAGGACCTTAGCAAGCTTAAAGTGCTTGGTCTTGCTTATCGGACGGGTCTCGACGATCTCAACCTTGTCACCATAGTGAGCTCGGTTCTTTTCATCGTGAGCCTGGAACTTCTTCGAAACAGTGTATTGTTTGCGGTAGAGTGGGTGTTGCTTGCTGCGGCGAACAGTAACGACAATCGTTTTGTCTTGAACGTCTGAGCTTACAATCCCAACGAGTCGACGTGCCATTACTTGTTCTCCTTAGTGCTTACTTCTCGTTGCACGGTTAATATACGGGCGATCTCCTTACGAGTCCGTGGTAGTTTGCTAAAGTTTTTCAGCTCACCCATCTTGTGTGAGCGACGAGCTTCTGCTAAGTCACTTCGCAGAGTACCCACGGTCTTTGCTAGTTCATCGGCCGACTTGGTGCGCAGATCTTTGGCTTTGCTCATAGCATGGCCTCCCCTTCTCTGACGATGAACTTACAGCGGACGGGCAACTTATGGGCAGCCAGGCGCATTGCCTCACGGGCCTGTTCCTCGCTGACTCCGGCCATCTCAAAGAGGACCGTACCGGGTTTCACCTTGGCAACAAAGTACTCAGGGTTACCCTTACCGCTACCCATCTTGACGTCCTGCGGCTTGCGAGTAACTGGGGTGTGCGGGAAGATACGGATCCAGATCTTGCCACCACGTTTAACGTAGCGGGTCATCGCCTGTCGGGCGGATTCGATCTGGCGGGAGGTGATGCGCTCAGCGTCTTGGCTCTGCAAACCATATTCACCAAAGGCGATATAGTCACCAGTAGTGGCAACACCTTTGATCTTGCCTTTGCGCACCTTTCTGAATTTAGTCTTCTTTGGTAGTAACATGATCTATTCCTCTAACCGTCGTTCCGTTCACCTTTATAAATCCACACCTTGACACCAATAACTCCATAGCCGGTGATCAGGGCTGGGGTGTACGCGTAGTCGATATCTGCTCTAAGGGTGTGAAGAGGGACCGAGCCCTGGATCTCCTTCTCGCGTCTGGACATGTCTGCGTTGTTCAAACGGCCAGCAACCTCGATGCGGATACCCTTTGCGCCGGCGTTCATGGTTGAGGCGGCCGTGGCCTTAACGGCGCGTCGGAAGTTGATACGGCGCTTGAGCTGGTGAGCGATGTTCTCGGCTACCAGTTTGGCATTTAGCTCGGGTCTCTTGATCTCCTCAATATTGACACGGACTGGTTTCCCCATGATCTTCTCAATATCGGCACGTATCTGCTGGGCGCCAGCTCCACCGCGTCCGATGACAACACCTGCTTTTGAAGTGAAGATGGTGATAGTGACAAGATTGGGTGAGCGCTCAATGTCTACTTTGGCGATAGTCGCACGGGTGTCAAAGCGCTTTTCAATGTAGCGGCGGACCTGGAGGTCGCGGGTCAGGTTGTCGGCGAAAGTCCGTCGGTTGTCAGCGAACCACTTTGAACGCCAGTCCTTAGTGACCTGCAGTCGCATGCTGATAGGGTTTACTTTTTGACCCATGACCTACTCCTCTTCCTCTTTCTTGCCGCCAGCCTTAGGAGCTGCCGTCTTCTTCTTTGGTTTCTCTTCGCCGGTCAAGGTGACCCTGACATGACTGGATCGCTTCAAGATACGGTGGGCACCACCATGAGCAACTGGTTTAAAGCGACGCATCGTCGAACCACCGTTGACCTCAATCCCGGTAATCTGCAGACTTCCTTCGGCAAGGCGGTGGTTATAGACCGCATTTGCCTTGGCGCTGGAGACAACCTTATGAAGTGGTTTAGCGGCACGTCGTGGAGTGTGCTCAAGAATAACCAGGGCGTCAGCGACACTTCGCTTTCGAATCAGAGCAGCAACCTCGGCTACTTTACGAGGGCTTATGCGAACTCCTTTAGCGGTGGCGACGACTATCTGGCTCATCTCTACTTTTCCTTCCCGCCGTGCCTACGGAATTTACGTGTTGGCGAGAACTCACCGAGTTTGTGACCGACCATGTTCTCAGTGATAAAGACCGGCACATGGACTTTGCCATTGTGGATAGCGAAGGTATGACCAACCATCTCGGGTGAGATTGTTGAAGCTCGCGCCCACGTCTTGACGACGGTACGATCATTAGCACCAAGAGCCGCCACTTTCTTGGCTAGCTTTGGATCTATGAATGGTCCTTTTTTCAGTGATCGGCTCATATACCTATCTCCTCTTTCCTTCTGAGCGGCTGCGCACGATGTACTTAGTCGTTGTCTTGCGGCGCCTTGTCTTGTAACCAATAGCTGGTTTGCCCCATGGGGTGCGTGGGTGTCGACCGGGTCCGGTCTTACCTTCACCACCACCCATAGGGTGATCAGCCGGGTTCATAGCCTTACCATGAACAGTTGGACGCCAGCCCATGTGACGTTTACGGCCAGCTGAACCGAGCTTGATGTTCTGGTGGACCTCATTACCAACAGTACCAACGTGTGCCATGCACTCTTCGCGGACCCGACGAACTTCGCCGCTCGGCATACGTAGAAGTGCATACCCGTTCTCACGAGCCATCAGTTGGACCTTGGTTCCGGCTGAACGGGCGATCTGGCCCCCTTTACCCGCCTGAAGTTCGACGTTGTGGACGAAACTGCCAGCAGGGATGCGGCTAAGCGGCAGACGGTTACCGGCTTCAATGGCCACGTTCTTGCCTGACGAGATAACTTGTCCAACTTTGATGGAGTTGTGAGCAATCAGGTAGTGGTACTTGCCGTCCTGATCTTTAACACGGGCAATGCGAGCAGACCGGTTTGGATCATACTCAATGTGCTCGACGGTGGCAGTTGTATCAGGAGCGAGCCGGTAGTTAACAACGCGGTAGAACTTTTTGTTGCCATTACTGCGATGGCGAACGGTAATCTTACCAGTATTGTTGCGGCCGGCATGTGATTTCTTAACGCGAAGAAGCGACTTAACAGATGTCTTGGTGGTAACGTCGTCAAAGTCCTGGCTGGTCATACCCCGCCGCCCTGCAGTGGTTGGTCGGTACTTAGTTAGAGCCATTACTTCTTCTCCTTCTCTTCAGTGCCGTCGTTGAAGATGTCGATCTTGTGCCCTTCGGCCAAGGTGATGTAGGCTTTTTTGCGATCGGCTCGCGTGGTGTTGATGCGAACACGAGTACGGTTCTGGACCATTGAACGGACTGGCTTGCCCTTCTGGATAAGCGGACGCACGTCTGTGACTTTAACCTTGAATTGGGCCTCAACAGCCTTGGCGATGGCTGCTTTGTTGGCGTTTTTAGGGACGACAAAGACGTAGGTGCGCTGGTGTGAAGTCGCGTAGCTCTTCTCGCTAATGTGTGGGATAAGGGTCATGTGTGTTGCTTCCATGGTCTTACTCCTTAGCTCCTAACCAGCCGTTAACCATCTCAAGGGCCTTCTTGGTAATCAGGATCTTATCTGAATTGAGGACGTTAAAGACGTTCAGATAATGAGCATGGACAAGAGTGACATCCTGTAGGTTGCGGCTTGAGCGGATCAACTCAGCAGTTTTATCTGGAACGACTAGCAGGACTGTCCGGTCGGCACCGTGCTTAGTTAGGTGAGCAACCATCTCCTTGGTCTTGCCGGTGGTCTTGAGCTCGTCGATGACGACTATACGTCCTTCCTTAGCAGAGAGTGAAAGTGCCTGCCTAAGAGCAGTTCGTTTGGCACTGGTTGAGAGTTCTTTGCGGTAGTTTTCATTACCAAGTGGGCCGAAGATGACACCACCATGGCGCCAAAGTGGCGTACGGCTGGAACCGACACGGGCCCGTCCGGTGCCTTTCTGACGGTGTGGTTTGCGTCCGCCTCCGGAAACCTCTCCTCTGCGGAGTGTCTTGGCAAGATTAGTTCGGCCGTTTGCTAGATACGCTTCATAAGCAAGCTTCAGGAGTTCGTAGTTGGCAACTTCAACCCCGAAGACTTCTTTGGGAAGTTTCGTTGTCTGCGCCGTAGCTGTAGCTGACGTGGCCATTACGCTTTGCCTCCCAGAATAACAATACCTAGACGAGGGCCTGGAACAGCGCCACGGAGTCCCACTACACCGAGTTCGCTGTCGACGAGAGCGACTTTGAGGTTTTTAACAGTTACCTGCTCGCCGCCCATCTGACCAGCCATCTTCTTGCCTTTGAAGATCTTCTGTGGGTACATCGAGCCAATCGAACCCGGCTTGCGGTAGTTCATTGATCCGTGTGACTTAGGGCCGGTGTTGAAGTTGTGGCGCTTAACGGTACCGGCGAAACCCTTACCCTTGCTAGTAGCGGTTACGTCGACCTGGTCGCCTACTTCAAAGACCGTAACATCAAAAGAGGTGCCAACTTTGGCATCCTCTTCGTCGAGCTTGAGATCTCTGAATTCGCGAATAATCTTTGGGCTCACCTTGGCGTTCTTGACATGACCTGCCACTGATTTACCTAGGTGCTTGTCATCACCAAAACCGAGTTGGACGGCGTCATAGCCATCCTTTTCGGCAGTCTTGAGCTGTGTAACAGTACATGGGCCAGCTTTGATCAGCGTTACAGGTACGACAACACCATCCTCAGCGAGGATTTGAGTCATGCCGATCTTAGTGCCGATGAGCGCTTTCATTACCGTCCCTTTTGTTCCCTTTATTGAATGAAAAAACTTGGTATCACGT
This window encodes:
- the rplD gene encoding 50S ribosomal protein L4, with the translated sequence MATSATATAQTTKLPKEVFGVEVANYELLKLAYEAYLANGRTNLAKTLRRGEVSGGGRKPHRQKGTGRARVGSSRTPLWRHGGVIFGPLGNENYRKELSTSAKRTALRQALSLSAKEGRIVVIDELKTTGKTKEMVAHLTKHGADRTVLLVVPDKTAELIRSSRNLQDVTLVHAHYLNVFNVLNSDKILITKKALEMVNGWLGAKE
- the rplP gene encoding 50S ribosomal protein L16, translating into MLLPKKTKFRKVRKGKIKGVATTGDYIAFGEYGLQSQDAERITSRQIESARQAMTRYVKRGGKIWIRIFPHTPVTRKPQDVKMGSGKGNPEYFVAKVKPGTVLFEMAGVSEEQAREAMRLAAHKLPVRCKFIVREGEAML
- the rplX gene encoding 50S ribosomal protein L24, which gives rise to MNKPITLRIKKNDTVIVRIGREKGKTGKVLRVYPRTQMVEVEGINIVTKHVKPNATTSRGSIEKIIKPVPLSKVAIVHPSKQTRGSRIAYETKGKDNKKVRVYRQADNKEIK
- the rplN gene encoding 50S ribosomal protein L14, with the translated sequence MIQQESRLKVADNSGAKSLLCIRVLGGTRRRYAGVGDIIVASVKDALPASGMKKKVVRAVVVRTTRQIKRKDGSTIRFDDNAAVLIDENKLPKATRIFGPVPRELREKGYMKIVSLAPEVL
- the rplC gene encoding 50S ribosomal protein L3, which produces MKALIGTKIGMTQILAEDGVVVPVTLIKAGPCTVTQLKTAEKDGYDAVQLGFGDDKHLGKSVAGHVKNAKVSPKIIREFRDLKLDEEDAKVGTSFDVTVFEVGDQVDVTATSKGKGFAGTVKRHNFNTGPKSHGSMNYRKPGSIGSMYPQKIFKGKKMAGQMGGEQVTVKNLKVALVDSELGVVGLRGAVPGPRLGIVILGGKA
- the rpmC gene encoding 50S ribosomal protein L29, with protein sequence MSKAKDLRTKSADELAKTVGTLRSDLAEARRSHKMGELKNFSKLPRTRKEIARILTVQREVSTKENK
- the rplW gene encoding 50S ribosomal protein L23; translation: MEATHMTLIPHISEKSYATSHQRTYVFVVPKNANKAAIAKAVEAQFKVKVTDVRPLIQKGKPVRSMVQNRTRVRINTTRADRKKAYITLAEGHKIDIFNDGTEEKEKK
- the rplV gene encoding 50S ribosomal protein L22 → MSQIVVATAKGVRISPRKVAEVAALIRKRSVADALVILEHTPRRAAKPLHKVVSSAKANAVYNHRLAEGSLQITGIEVNGGSTMRRFKPVAHGGAHRILKRSSHVRVTLTGEEKPKKKTAAPKAGGKKEEEE
- the rpsQ gene encoding 30S ribosomal protein S17 encodes the protein MARRLVGIVSSDVQDKTIVVTVRRSKQHPLYRKQYTVSKKFQAHDEKNRAHYGDKVEIVETRPISKTKHFKLAKVLETGNVLEKSSEEGEE
- the rpsS gene encoding 30S ribosomal protein S19; the protein is MSRSLKKGPFIDPKLAKKVAALGANDRTVVKTWARASTISPEMVGHTFAIHNGKVHVPVFITENMVGHKLGEFSPTRKFRRHGGKEK
- the rpsH gene encoding 30S ribosomal protein S8, encoding MLSTDPIADMFTRIRNAINVGKREVTLPYSRLKEQIARELVKAGYLEAVEVIEAKPVNDMKITIAKEGRTATITSIERLSKPGRRYYTKADDIPRVKSGRGVVILSTSHGIMTGQEATKARLGGELICKVY
- the rplE gene encoding 50S ribosomal protein L5; the encoded protein is MAKASTAYVPRLKALYKESLAADLQKKLELDNIHRVPRLTKIVINVGIGKHKDDKHFYEVVVNTLRKITGQQPIDRMAKKSIATFKIRKGMNRIGVSVTLRDAQMYEFMDRLISVVLPRVRDFHGVPNKSFDASGNYNLGLPEQSVFPELSFEDTTTPHGLQITFTIRSNSPASSKALLEGFGMPFEKEEKH
- the rpsC gene encoding 30S ribosomal protein S3 translates to MGQKVNPISMRLQVTKDWRSKWFADNRRTFADNLTRDLQVRRYIEKRFDTRATIAKVDIERSPNLVTITIFTSKAGVVIGRGGAGAQQIRADIEKIMGKPVRVNIEEIKRPELNAKLVAENIAHQLKRRINFRRAVKATAASTMNAGAKGIRIEVAGRLNNADMSRREKEIQGSVPLHTLRADIDYAYTPALITGYGVIGVKVWIYKGERNDG
- the rpsN gene encoding 30S ribosomal protein S14; translated protein: MARKSNIARDLKRRKMHEQYAERRQALKAAGDLEGLALLPRNSSPTRLKNRDAETGRPRAYMRRFGLSRISFREHASKGEIPGVTKASW
- the rplB gene encoding 50S ribosomal protein L2, encoding MALTKYRPTTAGRRGMTSQDFDDVTTKTSVKSLLRVKKSHAGRNNTGKITVRHRSNGNKKFYRVVNYRLAPDTTATVEHIEYDPNRSARIARVKDQDGKYHYLIAHNSIKVGQVISSGKNVAIEAGNRLPLSRIPAGSFVHNVELQAGKGGQIARSAGTKVQLMARENGYALLRMPSGEVRRVREECMAHVGTVGNEVHQNIKLGSAGRKRHMGWRPTVHGKAMNPADHPMGGGEGKTGPGRHPRTPWGKPAIGYKTRRRKTTTKYIVRSRSEGKRR